The Pirellulales bacterium sequence ACTGGCCGAGTTGGAAATCGACATCGATGTCGATCGCCGACTGGCCAGGTGCCCTCTGGTCGTGCGGCAAATGGTCGAGATCGCGCGTGGCTTGCACAGCGGCGCTCGTGTACTGATCCTCGACGAGCCGACGAGCGCCTTGAGCCCGCCCGAGACGCGGCGGCTGTTCGCGTTGCTCGCACGGCTGCGCGAGCGCGGCGTGGCCCTGGTGTTCATCAGTCATTTCATCGAGGACGTGCTGGAAATCTGCGATCGGGTGACGATTTTGCGCGGCGGGCGCGTGGTCGAGACGCGCCCCGCGGGCGAGCTCGACAAGCATTTTGTCATTCAAAGCATGTTGGGACACCGGCTCGACGCCCGCGAAGTGGGCTACGAGGAGGGCGTCGTGCTGCCACGACGCGCGGCCGCGCCGCCGCGACTGGTCGCTGAGAAGCTGTCACTGGCCGGCGCCTTTCACGACATCGATCTCGCCGTCGCGCCCGGCGAGTGCCTGGGAATCTATGGCTTCGTAGGCTCGGGGCATCAAGAGCTGGCGCATTGCCTGGCCGCCGCGCGGTGCGTCGATAGCGGGCGCATTTTGGTCGGCGGAGCAAGGCTTTCGCCCGGCAACACGCAACAGGCCGTCGGGCAGGGGGTGGTGCTGGTCGCCTCGGACCGTGGACAGACGCTGGTGCAGGATGCCGAGATCTATAAGAACGTGACCCTGGCCCATTTGAAACGCCGGGCCGGAAACTGGCTGACTCGCGGTCGCGAGATCGCGATCGCCGAGCCCGTGCTGCGGCAAGTCGGCTGCCGGCCCGTGGCGCCGTTGTTGCGGGCGCGTAACTTGTCGGGGGGCAATCAACAGAAAGTCGTGATGGCCAAGTGGCTCTTGGGCCCGATTCGTGTACTCGTGCTCGATGAGCCGACGCGCGGTATGGACGTGGGCGCCAAAGAGGAGGTCATGCGTCTCGTGGCACAGCAAAAACAAGCCGGCGCCGCGATCGTGCTGGCTTCGACCGAGCCGGAGATCGTGCTTGCGCACGCCGACCGGATCGCGGTGATGAGCCGCGGGCGGATCAGCAAGGAGTTCGCCGGCGAAAGCGTCGATAAA is a genomic window containing:
- a CDS encoding sugar ABC transporter ATP-binding protein; protein product: MNSSTSSPAAAPLLECRGIRKHFGGEAALDGVDFSLASGEIHGLVGSNGAGKSTLMKILAGALPDHEGSVTLDGRVVDLSSPQAALRHGIAMVYQELSGIGQLSVAENLFLGRQPTTTLGRIDWAKMRRQAAEQLAELEIDIDVDRRLARCPLVVRQMVEIARGLHSGARVLILDEPTSALSPPETRRLFALLARLRERGVALVFISHFIEDVLEICDRVTILRGGRVVETRPAGELDKHFVIQSMLGHRLDAREVGYEEGVVLPRRAAAPPRLVAEKLSLAGAFHDIDLAVAPGECLGIYGFVGSGHQELAHCLAAARCVDSGRILVGGARLSPGNTQQAVGQGVVLVASDRGQTLVQDAEIYKNVTLAHLKRRAGNWLTRGREIAIAEPVLRQVGCRPVAPLLRARNLSGGNQQKVVMAKWLLGPIRVLVLDEPTRGMDVGAKEEVMRLVAQQKQAGAAIVLASTEPEIVLAHADRIAVMSRGRISKEFAGESVDKPSLLRHA